In Balaenoptera acutorostrata chromosome 19, mBalAcu1.1, whole genome shotgun sequence, the following proteins share a genomic window:
- the CALM3 gene encoding calmodulin-3, translating to MADQLTEEQIAEFKEAFSLFDKDGDGTITTKELGTVMRSLGQNPTEAELQDMINEVDADGNGTIDFPEFLTMMARKMKDTDSEEEIREAFRVFDKDGNGYISAAELRHVMTNLGEKLTDEEVDEMIREADIDGDGQVNYEEFVQMMTAK from the exons AATTCAAGGAGGCCTTCTCCCTCTTTGACAAGGATGGAGATGGCACCATCACCACCAAGGAGCTGGGCACAGTGATGAGATCCCTGGGACAGAACCCCACTGAAGCCGAGCTGCAGGACATGATCAACGAGGTGGACGCGGATG GGAACGGGACCATTGACTTCCCGGAGTTCCTGACCATGATGGCCAGAAAGATGAAGGATACAGACAGCGAGGAGGAGATCCGAGAGGCCTTCCGTGTCTTTGACAAG GATGGCAATGGCTACATCAGCGCTGCAGAGCTGCGCCACGTCATGACGAACCTGGGTGAGAAGCTGACCGATGAGGAAGTGGATGAGATGATCAGAGAGGCTGACATCGATGGAGACGGCCAGGTCAATTACGAAG AGTTTGTACAGATGATGACTGCAAAGTGA
- the PTGIR gene encoding prostacyclin receptor produces MSRKGGRRGGSREKLTLGERARPRRRSEGTEEELRETAERGPRGGERGGGRRRGGPGYPSVPTSHRGNPSGPGGCGRPGMADSCQNLTYVRDSVGPATSALMFVAGVVGNGLALGILGARRRSRPSAFAVLVTGLAVTDLLGTCFLSPAVFAAYARNSSLLGLARGRPALCDAFAFAMTFFGLASTLILFAMAVERCLALSHPYLYAQLDGPRRARLALPAIYAFCTVFCSLPLLGLGQHQQYCPGSWCFIRMRSAELGGCAFSLAYASLVALLVAAIILCNGSVTFSLCRMYRQQRRHHGSLVPGPRAGEDEVDHLILLGLMTGIMAVCSLPLTIRGFTQAIAPDSSEMGDLLAFRFNAFNPILDPWVFILFRKAVFQRLKLWFCCLCPRPGQGDLQTSLSQPPSGRKGSRAPTALGGKEGSWVHLSAWGEGQGAPLPVPQPSSSTVGTPSKVGSETACSLC; encoded by the exons ATGagtaggaagggagggaggagggggggaagTAGGGAGAAGCTGACACTCGGAGAGCGAGCAAGACCCCGGAGAAGGAGCGAGGGGACAGAGGAGGAGCTGAGAGAGACCGCAGAG CGAGGACCCCGGGGAGGGGAGCGCGGTGGTGGGCGTCGCAGGGGCGGACCCGGCTACCCCTCCGTCCCCACCTCCCACCGCGGGAACCCTTCCGGCCCGGGCGGCTGCGGGAGACCGGGGATGGCGGATTCGTGCCAGAACCTCACGTATGTGCGGGACTCGGTGGGCCCGGCCACCAGCGCCCTGATGTTCGTGGCGGGCGTGGTGGGCAACGGGCTGGCGCTGGGCATCTTGGGGGCGCGGCGACGGTCACGCCCCTCGGCCTTCGCGGTGCTGGTCACCGGGCTGGCGGTCACCGACCTGCTGGGCACGTGCTTCCTGAGTCCAGCGGTGTTCGCGGCCTACGCCCGCAACAGCTCGCTGCTGGGCCTGGCCCGGGGCCGCCCGGCGCTGTGCGATGCCTTCGCCTTCGCCATGACCTTCTTCGGCCTGGCCTCCACGCTCATCCTCTTCGCCATGGCCGTGGAGCGCTGCCTGGCGCTCAGTCACCCCTACCTCTACGCCCAGCTGGACGGGCCGCGCCGCGCCCGCCTGGCGCTGCCCGCCATCTACGCCTTCTGCACCGTCTTCTGCTCGCTGCCCCTGCTGGGCCTGGGCCAACACCAGCAGTACTGCCCGGGCAGCTGGTGCTTCATCCGTATGCGCTCGGCCGAGCTGGGTGGCTGCGCATTCTCGCTGGCCTACGCCAGCCTCGTGGCCCTGCTGGTGGCCGCCATCATCCTCTGCAACGGCTCGGTCACCTTCAGCCTCTGCCGCATGTACCGCCAGCAGAGGCGCCACCACGGCTCGCTGGTCCCCGGCCCCCGGGCGGGCGAAGATGAGGTTGACCACCTGATTCTGCTGGGCCTCATGACGGGCATCATGGCCGTGTGCTCCCTGCCTCTCACG ATCCGCGGCTTCACCCAGGCCATCGCCCCGGACAGCAGTGAGATGGGGGACCTCCTCGCTTTCCGTTTCAATGCCTTCAACCCCATCCTGGACCCCTGGGTCTTCATCCTTTTCCGCAAGGCCGTCTTCCAGCGGCTCAAGCTCTGGTTCTGTTGCTTGTGCCCGAGGCCTGGCCAGGGTGACTTGCAGACGTCCCTCTCCCAGCCGCCCTCGGGGAGGAAGGGCTCAAGGGCCCCCACTGCTCtcggggggaaggaagggagctgGGTGCATTTGTCAGCCTGGGGCGAGGGGCAGGGGGCACCCTTGCCTGTCCCACAGCCATCCAGCAGCACCGTGGGAACACCGTCCAAAGTGGGGTCCGAGACAGCCTGCTCCCTCTGCTGA